One region of Aminobacterium colombiense DSM 12261 genomic DNA includes:
- a CDS encoding Panacea domain-containing protein encodes MASVFDVAKYILEKYGAVSAMKLQKLVYYSQAWSLVWDDDPLFDEEIEAWANGPVVRELYEKHRGIFKVHVDMMSGCSGNLTDNEKDTINIVCDFYNKKNAQELSDMTHQEGPWKDARFGLEERERGSRIISKESMAEYYSSL; translated from the coding sequence ATGGCTTCAGTTTTTGATGTTGCAAAGTATATTTTAGAAAAATACGGGGCGGTTTCTGCTATGAAGCTGCAGAAGCTCGTGTATTATTCTCAAGCATGGAGTCTTGTTTGGGACGATGACCCTCTTTTTGACGAAGAGATTGAAGCTTGGGCCAATGGTCCTGTTGTGCGGGAATTATATGAAAAACATAGAGGAATATTTAAGGTTCACGTTGACATGATGTCTGGTTGTTCTGGCAATCTTACAGACAATGAAAAAGATACTATTAATATCGTCTGTGACTTTTATAACAAGAAAAATGCTCAGGAACTTAGCGATATGACCCACCAAGAAGGACCCTGGAAGGACGCAAGGTTTGGGCTCGAAGAAAGAGAGCGTGGCTCTAGAATTATCTCAAAAGAGTCAATGGCAGAGTATTATAGTAGCCTGTAA
- a CDS encoding tyrosine-type recombinase/integrase: MALTELQCRQAKPREKIYTISDGNGLILEIRPSGKKYWISRIWENGKERRRSLGSFPDTSAREARLRNIELRTSFTPSSEDSFNTVIDEWLENRVDGRLAPGYARVIRLRLNKFIRPSLGNLSISDISSAKILSVCRSIEETGIIETAHRVRQIIGQVFRYAIATGRAENDLTSALTGALKQAPVRHHATITDKEGIRALIQGMKAYSGIVVRHALFFSIYTFCRPGEVRSAEWSEIDWDKSEWRIPGEKMKMKRPHIVPLCSQCIETIESLKQFTGHQKWLFPSARNDGRCMSENTVRIALRTMGFENEDITPHGFRGMASTILNENGWPSDVIERQLAHIERNAVRAAYNHAEYLDQRREMMQWWGDWLEELS; this comes from the coding sequence ATGGCATTAACAGAGCTTCAATGCAGGCAGGCAAAGCCGAGAGAGAAGATTTATACTATCTCTGATGGCAATGGGCTGATTCTTGAAATCCGCCCAAGCGGGAAAAAATATTGGATTTCTCGCATTTGGGAGAATGGAAAAGAGAGAAGAAGATCTCTTGGCAGTTTCCCTGATACTTCAGCACGTGAGGCCCGTCTAAGAAATATTGAGTTACGAACCTCCTTTACCCCCTCTTCAGAAGATTCTTTCAACACTGTAATAGATGAATGGCTCGAAAACAGGGTTGATGGGCGGCTTGCTCCCGGGTATGCCCGCGTTATACGGTTGCGATTGAATAAATTTATACGGCCTTCCTTGGGTAATCTCTCCATATCGGATATTTCCTCTGCAAAAATACTTTCCGTTTGCCGATCCATCGAAGAAACAGGAATAATTGAGACGGCCCACAGAGTACGTCAAATAATTGGGCAGGTCTTTCGTTACGCTATTGCAACAGGTCGAGCCGAAAATGATCTCACCTCAGCTCTTACTGGTGCGCTAAAACAGGCCCCAGTACGCCACCATGCAACGATAACTGACAAAGAAGGTATAAGAGCCCTAATTCAAGGTATGAAAGCGTACAGTGGCATTGTGGTGCGTCATGCGCTCTTCTTTTCAATTTACACCTTTTGTCGCCCTGGTGAGGTAAGATCAGCGGAATGGTCAGAAATAGACTGGGATAAAAGCGAATGGAGAATCCCTGGGGAAAAGATGAAAATGAAACGTCCGCACATTGTTCCTCTTTGCAGTCAGTGCATTGAAACTATAGAAAGCCTCAAGCAATTTACAGGCCACCAGAAGTGGTTATTCCCTTCCGCTCGCAACGATGGGCGTTGCATGAGTGAAAATACGGTAAGAATTGCCCTCAGAACAATGGGGTTTGAAAACGAAGATATAACGCCGCATGGATTCAGGGGAATGGCCAGTACGATTTTAAATGAAAATGGCTGGCCATCTGATGTAATTGAGCGCCAGTTAGCCCATATAGAACGGAATGCGGTGCGGGCAGCGTACAACCACGCCGAGTATTTGGATCAGCGTCGCGAGATGATGCAGTGGTGGGGGGACTGGTTGGAAGAGTTAAGTTGA
- a CDS encoding ferredoxin has product MRVSLDQNECIGCGVCAQICPEVFSLDEDAGVAKVMKPEGAECAKDAADSCPVACITVEE; this is encoded by the coding sequence ATGCGTGTAAGTCTCGATCAAAATGAGTGCATCGGTTGCGGTGTGTGCGCTCAGATTTGCCCCGAGGTGTTTTCTTTAGATGAAGATGCCGGGGTTGCAAAGGTAATGAAGCCGGAAGGTGCAGAATGTGCTAAGGATGCAGCAGATAGCTGTCCAGTAGCCTGCATAACAGTAGAGGAATAG
- a CDS encoding phosphoribosyltransferase family protein, which yields MKGQRTERLIRTVCRFLTTPSRQISLTALSNDFGVSKTVISDDVVLIDSALTQEGLGGIQVDRGRTGGASFIPSMSENVKGQLFLEIKDLLSQEDRILPGGLIYYSDILFNPYYASRLGLIMATYFQATKPDIVMTTEVKGIPLGLFTAHALGVPLAVCRFRNRPSDGSAVAVHFPTKTGEVRAMYMGTKQLERGSRVLIVDDFMRGGSTAAGMLLVAKEFGAEVCGIGVFLASAEPEIKAVSDYTALFSLKSMGKSTPEVAF from the coding sequence TTGAAAGGACAGAGAACGGAACGTCTCATCAGGACTGTATGCCGTTTTTTGACAACGCCGTCTCGGCAAATTTCACTCACAGCTCTTTCGAACGATTTTGGCGTTTCAAAAACTGTTATAAGTGATGACGTGGTACTGATTGATTCGGCGCTGACCCAGGAAGGTCTTGGGGGCATACAGGTAGACAGAGGCCGTACAGGCGGAGCTTCATTTATCCCCTCTATGTCTGAAAATGTAAAAGGCCAGCTTTTTTTGGAGATCAAAGACCTGCTTTCCCAAGAGGATCGAATTTTACCCGGCGGGCTTATTTATTACAGCGATATTCTGTTTAATCCCTATTATGCGTCACGTCTTGGGCTTATTATGGCGACGTATTTCCAGGCAACGAAACCTGATATCGTTATGACAACTGAAGTTAAGGGAATTCCTCTGGGGCTCTTTACTGCCCATGCTCTCGGCGTTCCCCTTGCAGTTTGCCGGTTCCGCAACCGTCCCAGTGATGGTTCTGCCGTAGCCGTTCATTTCCCGACAAAAACAGGGGAAGTGAGAGCAATGTATATGGGAACAAAGCAACTGGAACGTGGCAGCAGAGTCTTGATAGTTGACGATTTTATGAGGGGCGGAAGCACAGCGGCGGGGATGCTGCTTGTTGCCAAAGAATTTGGCGCAGAAGTATGCGGCATAGGAGTTTTCCTTGCTTCTGCGGAACCAGAGATAAAGGCTGTGTCTGACTATACAGCTTTATTCAGCCTGAAAAGTATGGGTAAGTCTACTCCGGAAGTGGCTTTTTGA
- a CDS encoding 4-(cytidine 5'-diphospho)-2-C-methyl-D-erythritol kinase — protein MQYTLSSDGKLNLTLRITEKRGDGYHNLVSLFLRLPAMESLTISTYKDNNVREIATTGHIVIDGKNIVEKTIECLESKGWSLPGLHVALAKQIPPGTGLGAGSGNAASFLRWARLFEGSEVTSDILEKIGSDVSFLYSRSFLSLVVGKGEKSACRGPLPPMQIVVAIPGWGVSTSLAYAGVDAFYGVDKGGSFPCNEWTGLAEVEKIYQSLLRGENVGFLPNDFYPWLAEQHPEYEAFFNECESSNALGYGLSGSGSSVFALFPANGKPVKLSQFEKMEWIQQILFWSDDR, from the coding sequence ATGCAATATACCCTTTCTTCTGATGGGAAATTAAACCTCACCTTGAGAATTACAGAAAAAAGGGGAGATGGCTATCATAACCTGGTCTCCCTGTTTTTACGTTTACCGGCGATGGAGTCATTGACAATTTCTACATATAAAGATAATAATGTCAGGGAAATTGCCACAACTGGCCATATCGTCATAGATGGGAAAAATATTGTAGAAAAGACAATAGAGTGTCTTGAAAGTAAAGGATGGAGTCTTCCTGGTTTACATGTTGCCCTCGCTAAGCAGATCCCGCCTGGAACAGGGTTGGGGGCTGGAAGCGGCAATGCGGCTTCTTTCTTGCGATGGGCTCGGCTTTTCGAAGGAAGCGAAGTGACTTCCGATATTCTTGAAAAGATCGGTTCAGATGTTTCCTTCCTTTACAGCAGATCTTTCCTTTCCCTTGTTGTGGGAAAAGGAGAAAAATCAGCTTGCAGAGGGCCGTTGCCGCCCATGCAGATAGTTGTCGCCATCCCTGGGTGGGGGGTGTCTACGTCCCTTGCCTACGCAGGTGTAGATGCCTTTTACGGAGTGGATAAGGGGGGCAGTTTCCCCTGTAATGAGTGGACTGGCCTGGCAGAGGTGGAAAAAATCTACCAAAGTCTTCTGAGGGGAGAAAATGTAGGGTTTCTACCCAATGATTTTTATCCTTGGCTGGCGGAACAACATCCTGAATATGAAGCTTTTTTTAATGAATGTGAGAGTTCCAATGCATTGGGCTATGGGTTGTCTGGCAGCGGAAGCAGTGTTTTCGCCTTGTTCCCGGCAAATGGTAAACCGGTTAAGCTCTCACAATTTGAAAAGATGGAATGGATCCAACAAATCTTATTTTGGAGTGATGATCGTTGA
- a CDS encoding Veg family protein → MAGNLASIREQVALYKGMRVKYRTSKGRRKIEEKQGVVLEVYPNLFTLYVESQDSKVSFSYAELLTKEVELEPMSGNNT, encoded by the coding sequence ATGGCTGGAAATCTTGCCTCAATTCGTGAGCAAGTAGCATTGTACAAGGGAATGCGCGTGAAGTACCGGACATCCAAAGGACGTCGCAAAATTGAAGAGAAACAGGGAGTTGTTCTTGAGGTTTATCCGAATCTATTTACCCTCTATGTGGAGTCTCAAGACAGTAAGGTTTCGTTCAGTTATGCGGAACTACTAACAAAAGAAGTAGAATTAGAGCCTATGTCCGGTAACAATACATAA
- the selB gene encoding selenocysteine-specific translation elongation factor — protein MNEKEISLVLGTAGHIDHGKTTLVKALTGVSCDRLNEEKKRGITIELGFAPLKLHDGRVVSIVDVPGHEKFIRQMVAGASGIDAVMLVVAADEGVMPQTREHLAILNLLGVHDGVIVISKADLVDEELLELAIADVTDFVQGTFLEGKVVVPVSSVTNKNIPLLMEELAKLIDRVQPRTRRGPFFMPIDRAFPISGFGTVVTGTAYKGQVGPGMEVSILPADQDVRVRSVQVHSHTVDVAWAGQRVAMSLSGVSLDELIRGDVVCARDVYRETRCFDVELSLLTSFSEPLKHWQRVRLHVGTADVIARVSLFDKTSLLPGESAVAQLVMEEGVVATIDQRFVIRFYSPLVTIGGGRILFAYGKKPKGKGAKGAYKQCLEELRDAKGPKERMEILVRFHGSISRENILVDLQELPADVDEMARQLQKDNKIVLLASGVDCYMSQDTFAHYQHDIAAFLKAFHEERPHQAGAMIDDILTGPLKSIERKTARLLIDFMAQKNIFVIDSNMMRLPDFVPQDDSAFFKKLDEFKIFCGNLEFQLPLIDELQHGLSMGEKEFSLFLKDLRERGEAFVIGGKFVLAKDVEEKFITIVKEIKDDITIAAVRDITGSSRKFVLPLLEYLDARGYTRRVGEKRVLLLHKLEQKSQK, from the coding sequence GTGAATGAGAAGGAAATATCTCTCGTTCTAGGGACAGCCGGCCATATCGATCACGGAAAGACTACTCTGGTAAAGGCGCTGACGGGGGTAAGTTGTGATAGGCTGAACGAAGAGAAAAAGAGAGGCATAACCATAGAATTGGGCTTTGCCCCTCTTAAGCTTCATGATGGCCGCGTTGTGAGCATAGTAGATGTGCCAGGACATGAGAAGTTTATTCGTCAAATGGTGGCCGGCGCGTCAGGCATTGATGCCGTTATGCTTGTTGTGGCTGCAGATGAGGGAGTTATGCCCCAGACACGAGAGCATTTGGCCATTCTCAATCTTCTTGGAGTGCATGACGGAGTCATTGTCATTTCTAAGGCTGATCTGGTTGATGAAGAGCTTTTGGAGCTTGCTATTGCCGACGTTACTGATTTTGTGCAAGGTACTTTTCTTGAGGGGAAGGTGGTAGTCCCCGTTTCATCAGTGACAAATAAAAATATTCCCCTTCTTATGGAGGAATTAGCTAAATTAATAGATAGGGTTCAGCCTCGTACAAGGCGGGGACCTTTTTTTATGCCCATAGACAGGGCCTTTCCCATTTCAGGCTTTGGAACGGTCGTTACCGGTACGGCCTATAAGGGGCAAGTAGGGCCCGGGATGGAAGTTTCAATTCTTCCCGCAGATCAGGATGTACGGGTTCGAAGTGTACAGGTGCACAGTCATACTGTGGATGTTGCCTGGGCTGGCCAGCGTGTAGCCATGAGTCTGTCGGGCGTTTCTTTAGATGAGCTGATTCGTGGAGATGTAGTTTGTGCCCGTGATGTTTACAGAGAGACCAGATGTTTCGATGTTGAACTTTCTCTTCTCACCTCCTTTTCGGAACCCTTAAAGCATTGGCAGCGGGTACGCCTTCATGTTGGGACGGCTGATGTGATTGCCCGGGTTTCACTTTTTGATAAAACGTCTCTTTTACCTGGGGAATCAGCTGTTGCTCAATTGGTTATGGAAGAAGGCGTTGTGGCCACCATAGATCAGCGATTTGTCATTCGTTTCTACAGTCCGCTGGTAACCATCGGCGGCGGAAGAATCCTCTTTGCTTACGGTAAAAAACCCAAGGGGAAAGGGGCTAAAGGTGCTTATAAACAGTGTCTTGAAGAGTTGCGTGACGCAAAGGGGCCAAAAGAAAGAATGGAAATTCTGGTGCGTTTCCATGGAAGCATTTCCAGAGAAAATATCCTTGTGGATTTGCAGGAACTTCCCGCTGATGTGGACGAAATGGCTCGTCAGCTGCAAAAGGATAACAAGATAGTTCTGCTGGCCTCGGGGGTGGATTGCTATATGTCTCAGGATACCTTCGCCCACTACCAGCATGATATTGCTGCCTTCTTGAAAGCATTTCACGAAGAACGCCCTCACCAGGCTGGCGCAATGATCGACGATATACTTACTGGCCCCCTTAAAAGTATAGAGAGAAAAACGGCTCGTTTGTTGATCGACTTCATGGCGCAGAAAAATATTTTTGTTATTGATAGCAACATGATGCGCTTGCCTGATTTTGTTCCTCAGGACGACAGCGCTTTCTTTAAAAAGCTTGACGAGTTCAAGATTTTTTGCGGGAACCTTGAATTTCAGCTGCCCCTTATAGATGAGCTGCAGCATGGTCTTTCCATGGGAGAAAAGGAATTCTCTCTTTTCTTGAAGGATTTACGGGAACGGGGGGAGGCCTTCGTTATTGGCGGAAAGTTTGTTTTGGCGAAAGATGTAGAGGAGAAGTTTATTACAATTGTTAAAGAGATCAAAGATGACATCACTATCGCTGCAGTTCGTGATATAACTGGAAGCAGCAGAAAATTCGTTCTTCCCCTTCTCGAGTATTTGGATGCCAGGGGGTATACTCGTCGAGTGGGGGAGAAACGAGTCTTGCTTCTTCATAAACTGGAACAAAAAAGTCAAAAATAA